One part of the Marispirochaeta sp. genome encodes these proteins:
- a CDS encoding NAD(P)H-hydrate dehydratase produces the protein MKIVDNQGAREIDRVAQEEYGIPGEILMENAGIRLFDTLVSELRPERDTGMVFIVGGGNNAGDALVMARQAFVQGFRNLSVVRVRNEPRGLAGTWLTVVRKLGIPVFSFTDEYETSIERISGAGIVVDGITGTGLSGPLRGSAAECVAAVASLDIRKRIVAVDAPSGIGDDFQKEYPVLSAALTLTVYPSKSSLFNPAARVHCGRIVAVPIGFPPQAVDAVAGWVLMDSAETRSRITPFSSDVYKNSRGHTALYAGSAGTLGAALLAAEAAGRGGAGLVTLFCDPDVYTAAASQLRSVMARPWQGDVVPDTAKHQSCVIGPGWGIEGRQEAFQKLLASYERGVIDADGLSLLSSTEKPLHGEWVLTPHPGECARLLGCSTEEVIRNPFGAVEKASRKYNSVVLLKGHVSCVWAPDGRVALIDGMNPLMGTGGSGDILCGFIGGLMADAGIDPFDAAATGCCLHQQAGKTAANEGGVFLAEDLLITLSRLTGELRYERA, from the coding sequence ATGAAAATCGTAGATAATCAGGGAGCGCGGGAGATTGATCGGGTAGCCCAGGAAGAGTACGGGATTCCCGGAGAAATTCTGATGGAAAACGCCGGGATACGGCTCTTTGATACCCTGGTCTCCGAACTTCGACCTGAACGCGATACGGGGATGGTTTTTATTGTCGGCGGGGGAAACAACGCCGGAGACGCACTGGTAATGGCCAGACAGGCCTTTGTTCAGGGATTCCGCAATCTATCTGTTGTCCGTGTAAGAAATGAACCCCGGGGACTGGCGGGAACGTGGCTTACTGTTGTGCGTAAACTGGGAATACCCGTGTTTTCTTTCACGGATGAGTACGAAACCTCCATAGAGCGAATATCGGGAGCCGGCATAGTGGTCGACGGCATAACCGGTACAGGGCTTTCAGGTCCTTTGCGGGGATCTGCAGCCGAATGTGTTGCTGCTGTAGCGAGTCTGGATATAAGAAAACGGATAGTGGCGGTGGATGCACCATCAGGAATCGGTGATGATTTTCAAAAGGAGTATCCGGTTCTGTCCGCAGCATTAACCCTTACTGTTTATCCTTCAAAGTCTTCTCTCTTTAATCCCGCTGCACGGGTCCATTGCGGAAGGATAGTCGCCGTTCCCATTGGGTTTCCTCCCCAGGCTGTGGATGCGGTTGCCGGATGGGTTCTTATGGATTCCGCTGAAACACGGAGCCGGATTACCCCCTTCTCATCCGATGTCTATAAAAACAGCAGGGGGCACACTGCCCTCTATGCCGGCTCAGCGGGGACCCTGGGAGCCGCTCTGCTGGCTGCAGAAGCAGCTGGACGCGGTGGCGCCGGACTGGTGACTCTGTTCTGTGACCCTGATGTCTACACCGCAGCGGCTTCCCAGCTGCGTTCTGTTATGGCGCGTCCATGGCAGGGAGACGTTGTTCCTGATACTGCGAAGCATCAATCCTGCGTTATTGGTCCCGGCTGGGGTATAGAAGGACGGCAGGAGGCTTTTCAAAAGCTGCTGGCAAGCTACGAGCGGGGCGTAATCGATGCCGACGGTTTGAGCCTTCTTTCCAGCACCGAAAAGCCTCTGCATGGAGAATGGGTTTTAACGCCACATCCGGGAGAGTGCGCCAGGCTGTTGGGATGTTCCACAGAGGAGGTCATCAGGAATCCGTTTGGAGCTGTGGAAAAAGCCTCCCGTAAGTATAACTCAGTCGTTCTGCTCAAAGGTCATGTGAGCTGTGTGTGGGCTCCTGATGGCCGGGTTGCCCTGATTGACGGTATGAACCCTCTGATGGGGACCGGAGGCAGCGGAGATATCCTGTGCGGCTTTATCGGCGGTTTAATGGCCGATGCCGGGATCGATCCCTTCGATGCCGCTGCAACGGGTTGCTGTCTGCACCAGCAGGCTGGTAAAACCGCAGCCAATGAGGGAGGGGTCTTTCTGGCTGAAGACTTACTGATTACCCTGTCCAGGCTAACCGGAGAACTTCGTTATGAAAGGGCCTGA
- a CDS encoding M23 family metallopeptidase, translating to MIELIQQQNIRKRRRPSRAVFFGKTACQHWFSLGLEKIRETPEKVAWFSLFLGISLAVTAMLYSLVPSLLQQPEDFLQLPQDEQLYASMVSYLERGESEDVESASDLPPLASYLGGINETMHTVTRGDTLSAIALKYNIKVGTLISYNGIEDVRRIVPGTSLKIPSYDGVRYEVRPGDNLSKIAANNGISVNEILDANNLESALIKPGDVLFLPGAAISDYEYKKATGTLIIYPTTGRLTSPFGYRADPFTGLRRFHYGIDIANTTGTAIIAAMDGVVLDVENRPAGYGKYIVIKHDRGYQTLYGHLDTVTVREGQRVRQGQSLGSMGSTGRSTGSHLHFALYKNNRPVDPLSVLH from the coding sequence ATGATTGAACTGATACAACAACAGAACATTAGAAAGCGCAGGCGGCCTTCTCGGGCAGTATTCTTTGGCAAAACCGCCTGTCAGCACTGGTTTTCCCTGGGCTTAGAGAAAATCCGCGAGACTCCCGAAAAGGTTGCGTGGTTCTCGCTTTTTCTCGGCATAAGTCTTGCCGTAACAGCGATGCTCTACTCTCTTGTACCTTCCCTGCTGCAGCAACCTGAAGATTTTCTTCAACTTCCGCAGGATGAACAGCTGTATGCAAGCATGGTTTCATACCTGGAGAGGGGTGAATCAGAGGATGTAGAATCTGCTTCAGATCTCCCCCCCCTGGCAAGCTACCTGGGTGGGATCAATGAAACCATGCATACCGTTACTCGCGGAGATACCCTTTCGGCGATAGCCCTCAAATACAATATTAAAGTTGGAACCCTTATAAGCTATAACGGCATAGAGGATGTGCGCCGGATTGTTCCGGGAACTTCATTGAAAATTCCTTCATATGACGGTGTCAGGTATGAAGTGCGGCCGGGGGACAACCTTTCAAAAATCGCCGCGAATAACGGTATAAGTGTAAACGAAATTCTGGACGCTAATAATCTGGAGAGTGCTCTTATAAAACCCGGGGACGTGCTTTTCCTGCCTGGTGCGGCCATTAGTGATTATGAATATAAAAAGGCAACAGGTACCCTTATAATTTATCCGACCACAGGACGGCTCACGTCGCCTTTCGGGTATCGCGCGGACCCCTTTACTGGATTGCGTCGATTTCATTATGGTATTGATATCGCGAATACAACAGGGACGGCGATTATTGCAGCAATGGATGGTGTGGTGCTGGATGTGGAAAATCGGCCGGCGGGTTACGGAAAATATATAGTAATCAAGCATGACAGGGGATACCAGACCCTGTATGGTCACCTTGATACCGTTACCGTGCGGGAAGGACAGCGGGTGCGCCAGGGACAGAGTCTTGGGTCCATGGGAAGTACCGGGCGCAGTACAGGCTCACATCTGCATTTTGCTCTGTATAAGAATAATCGCCCGGTTGATCCGCTTTCCGTTTTACATTGA
- the secA gene encoding preprotein translocase subunit SecA, with the protein MIQKILHAFFGSQHERDLKQLLPVLHKINALESWAMELENSQFSRQTEEFKERLKKGETLDDLLPEAFAMAREAARRVLGERHYDVQLLGGIVLHHGKIMEMKTGEGKTLSSVTSAYLNSLTGRGVHIITVNDYLAERDAAWMRPVYELLGVSVGSILSNMDTEARKEAYANDITYGTNNEFGFDYLRDNMAWDIGSKVQRDHHYCIIDEIDSILIDEARTPLIISGQAEDDTRMFTEVNRLVGRLQECDKDPETGEYPEEPEGDYKIDEKSKRVTFTDQGMNNIEKLLLQNKLISGSLFTEDNFEYIHYFTQGLKAYRLFKLDRDYVVQEGQVQIVDEFTGRILHGRRYSDGLHQAIEAKEGIRVARRNKTLATITFQNFFRMYDKISGMTGTADTEAKEFGKIYSLDVVVIPTNRPVVRKDEDDVIYFNEDFKFNAICDEIERVNKQGQPILVGTVSIEKSERLASQLTKRGIRHEVLNAKNHHREAMIVAEAGAKGSVTIATNMAGRGTDIKLGGNPEFRAHKEVGTEASAEEYAKTYEKISAKTRRDYDDVKSVGGLYILGTERHESRRIDNQLRGRAGRQGDPGVSRFFLSLDDDLMRLFANDNMKNIMGKLGMAAGDPLYHPWLNKTIERAQTRVEDRNFEIRKHLLEYDDVLNEQRTFIYNQRDEILKDDALYKRILGATEEILDELLERFASDRSETGITVLLESLQERFFYSPDFEKDHILKTPIQELKESFLENFAADIREKEEKVGKKNFNSFIRFEYLRLIDTKWQDHLENLESLREAVYLRAYGQKNPLLEYKLEGFQIFDTLIQDIREGLAKKVISVRIERADAPRRVPTTASVTESHRQLGQFAAGSRPAQAKGNIGTGTVTVERSVPKVGRNDPCPCGSGKKYKHCHGQ; encoded by the coding sequence ATGATACAAAAAATCTTACATGCCTTTTTCGGATCACAACATGAGCGGGATCTTAAACAGCTTCTGCCTGTTCTCCATAAAATCAACGCCCTTGAATCCTGGGCCATGGAACTTGAGAACAGCCAGTTTTCCCGACAAACAGAAGAGTTCAAAGAGAGGCTGAAAAAGGGCGAAACCCTGGATGATCTGCTTCCCGAAGCTTTTGCCATGGCCCGAGAGGCTGCCCGGCGTGTCCTGGGTGAGCGCCACTATGACGTACAGCTTCTCGGCGGGATTGTTCTGCATCACGGCAAGATTATGGAAATGAAGACCGGAGAAGGAAAGACTCTTTCATCAGTAACCTCCGCATATCTGAACTCCCTGACCGGCAGGGGCGTCCATATCATTACGGTTAACGATTATCTCGCTGAGCGCGACGCTGCCTGGATGCGCCCGGTCTACGAACTCCTTGGGGTCTCCGTCGGTTCAATCCTTTCCAATATGGACACCGAGGCCCGCAAAGAGGCCTACGCCAACGATATTACCTACGGAACAAATAACGAGTTCGGTTTTGATTATCTGCGGGATAACATGGCCTGGGACATTGGCTCCAAGGTCCAGAGAGACCATCACTACTGCATAATCGACGAAATCGATTCCATTCTGATAGATGAGGCCAGAACACCTCTGATTATCTCCGGACAAGCCGAAGACGACACCCGCATGTTCACTGAGGTGAACCGCCTGGTAGGCCGCCTCCAGGAATGCGATAAAGACCCTGAAACCGGGGAGTATCCTGAGGAGCCCGAGGGAGATTACAAGATCGACGAAAAATCCAAACGGGTAACCTTTACCGATCAGGGCATGAATAACATCGAAAAGCTTCTGCTCCAGAACAAGCTGATCTCCGGCAGTCTCTTTACAGAGGACAACTTTGAGTATATCCACTACTTTACCCAGGGCTTGAAAGCCTATCGGCTCTTTAAACTGGACCGGGATTACGTGGTACAGGAAGGCCAGGTACAGATTGTAGACGAGTTTACCGGGCGTATACTTCACGGGCGCAGGTATTCCGACGGTCTTCATCAGGCAATTGAAGCCAAAGAAGGAATTCGCGTTGCCCGACGCAACAAAACCCTGGCTACCATTACCTTTCAGAACTTCTTTCGTATGTACGACAAGATCTCAGGTATGACCGGAACCGCGGACACGGAAGCAAAGGAGTTTGGCAAGATCTACAGCCTGGATGTAGTTGTGATTCCCACAAACCGCCCCGTTGTACGAAAAGACGAAGACGATGTTATCTACTTTAACGAAGACTTCAAGTTTAATGCCATCTGTGACGAGATCGAACGGGTGAATAAGCAGGGGCAGCCGATTCTTGTGGGAACAGTTTCCATTGAAAAATCAGAACGCCTCGCTTCCCAGCTGACAAAGCGGGGAATTCGGCATGAAGTACTTAACGCGAAGAACCACCACCGGGAAGCAATGATCGTTGCGGAGGCCGGGGCTAAAGGATCAGTAACCATTGCTACAAACATGGCCGGCCGCGGCACGGATATCAAGCTGGGGGGTAATCCGGAATTCCGGGCCCATAAAGAGGTGGGAACCGAGGCGTCTGCCGAAGAATACGCCAAAACCTATGAAAAGATATCCGCGAAAACCCGCCGTGATTATGACGATGTTAAATCCGTCGGCGGTCTCTATATTCTCGGTACCGAGCGTCATGAATCACGCCGCATTGACAATCAGCTGCGCGGTCGGGCAGGACGCCAGGGTGATCCCGGGGTCAGCCGCTTTTTCCTTTCCCTGGACGACGACCTGATGCGCCTTTTTGCAAATGACAATATGAAGAACATCATGGGCAAGCTCGGTATGGCTGCAGGAGATCCCCTCTACCATCCATGGCTTAACAAAACCATAGAACGGGCCCAGACACGGGTAGAAGACCGTAACTTTGAAATACGTAAACACCTGCTGGAATATGATGATGTTCTTAACGAGCAGAGGACCTTCATTTACAACCAGCGGGATGAAATCCTGAAGGATGATGCCCTGTACAAACGTATTCTGGGTGCCACAGAAGAAATACTCGATGAATTGCTGGAGCGCTTTGCCTCGGACCGCAGCGAAACCGGTATAACAGTACTTCTTGAAAGCCTGCAGGAACGCTTTTTCTATTCACCCGATTTTGAGAAGGACCATATTCTGAAAACTCCCATTCAGGAGTTAAAGGAATCGTTTCTCGAAAATTTCGCGGCTGATATTCGTGAAAAGGAAGAGAAAGTCGGAAAGAAGAACTTTAACTCTTTTATCCGCTTTGAGTACCTGCGTCTGATTGATACAAAATGGCAGGACCATCTGGAGAACCTTGAATCACTTCGGGAGGCGGTCTATCTGCGGGCATACGGTCAGAAAAACCCGCTCCTGGAGTACAAACTGGAAGGTTTTCAGATATTTGATACCCTTATCCAGGATATCCGTGAAGGTTTGGCAAAGAAGGTTATTTCTGTTCGCATTGAACGGGCGGATGCGCCCCGGCGGGTTCCGACGACAGCCTCGGTAACCGAAAGCCACCGTCAGCTGGGCCAGTTTGCTGCAGGATCCCGTCCAGCGCAGGCCAAAGGGAATATAGGCACGGGAACCGTTACGGTAGAGCGTTCAGTACCTAAGGTCGGGCGAAATGATCCCTGCCCCTGCGGCAGCGGGAAGAAGTATAAACACTGCCACGGACAGTAG
- a CDS encoding penicillin-binding transpeptidase domain-containing protein → MIEKQRLTRFIIFSILTAIIIVLVIWRYTSIMLFPSSNESSRRPTPGIVERGPILDRDGRILAIQTQLDTVTAWMPSVDDPEETYRALIEVLDVDNAELEHKFETRTGFFYVKRKISRSESRAMQELLAIDDLKGISLIPEYGRAYPEKKLASHIIGYAGTDNIGLLGIEYTFDKVLYPPSEPGRTRYGNQLFLTIDVNLQHILEELAAESMQENKPESITLIAAEASTGEILAYVSLPGFDPNTFSESSPQARVNVPAAVAYEPGSVFKVFSIASFLELGGIAPETTFFCGGSYENVEPHINCLGYHGLVNAEEILKKSCNAGAGYASETVSEEDFYSLLTGFGFGTKTGVPFPGETNGILRSPQNWSVRTKPTIAMGQEISVSAMQIIAAASAFANDGVMLRPLLVKRIVSPEGKTMQEFKREPVRQVISSHVAKEILLMMESVTEPDGTAHRAAVDGIRISAKTGTAQLIDPSTGKYSEEDYVASCLALFPTDNPQVIVYAAIHKPTGSSTFGGRIAAPLVGKAAEEIIRHLGIPREGDTQILHPGKVRINKPSPLNITDSLPDLTGRPKRDLLPLYQIPDVEIVINGEGWVSSQSPAPGTPIREGMRIVVELE, encoded by the coding sequence ATGATAGAAAAGCAGCGTCTAACCAGATTCATCATCTTCTCGATCCTGACAGCAATTATCATTGTGCTTGTTATCTGGCGTTATACATCGATTATGCTCTTTCCTTCCTCCAATGAGTCTTCACGACGCCCAACTCCGGGAATTGTCGAACGAGGTCCGATTCTTGACAGGGACGGTCGAATACTTGCTATTCAGACTCAGCTTGATACCGTAACAGCATGGATGCCGAGCGTTGATGATCCCGAAGAGACCTACAGAGCACTTATTGAGGTTCTGGATGTCGACAATGCAGAATTAGAGCACAAGTTTGAAACACGGACCGGTTTTTTCTATGTCAAGAGAAAAATTTCCCGCAGTGAAAGCCGGGCAATGCAGGAGCTTTTAGCTATCGATGATCTGAAGGGTATATCTCTCATACCTGAGTACGGCCGTGCCTATCCGGAAAAAAAACTGGCTTCCCATATAATAGGATATGCCGGAACGGATAATATTGGTTTGCTGGGAATTGAGTATACCTTTGACAAAGTTCTGTATCCCCCTTCAGAACCAGGCAGGACCCGCTACGGAAACCAGCTGTTTCTCACCATCGATGTCAATCTGCAGCATATACTGGAAGAACTTGCTGCGGAATCCATGCAGGAAAACAAACCCGAATCCATTACCCTTATTGCAGCGGAGGCAAGTACCGGCGAGATTCTGGCCTATGTGTCGCTGCCAGGTTTTGATCCAAACACCTTTTCGGAATCCTCCCCTCAGGCGCGGGTTAATGTTCCCGCCGCGGTGGCCTATGAACCGGGTTCGGTATTCAAGGTTTTCTCGATTGCCTCATTCCTGGAACTTGGCGGGATAGCCCCCGAGACCACGTTTTTCTGCGGTGGCAGTTATGAAAACGTCGAACCCCATATTAATTGCCTCGGTTATCATGGCCTGGTGAATGCAGAGGAGATACTGAAAAAATCCTGTAATGCCGGAGCCGGATACGCCTCAGAGACTGTAAGCGAGGAAGATTTTTACAGCTTGCTTACTGGATTCGGTTTTGGAACCAAAACAGGAGTCCCCTTCCCGGGGGAAACAAACGGTATCCTCAGAAGCCCCCAAAACTGGTCTGTCAGAACAAAACCCACGATTGCCATGGGTCAGGAGATATCGGTCTCCGCCATGCAAATAATAGCGGCCGCAAGCGCCTTTGCCAACGATGGAGTAATGCTTCGGCCCCTGCTGGTCAAAAGGATTGTAAGTCCCGAAGGTAAGACCATGCAGGAGTTTAAGCGGGAACCGGTACGGCAGGTTATTTCTTCCCATGTGGCAAAGGAAATCCTGCTTATGATGGAATCGGTTACCGAACCCGATGGGACTGCGCACCGCGCTGCCGTGGATGGAATAAGAATCTCTGCAAAAACAGGGACTGCACAGCTGATTGATCCCAGCACAGGGAAATACTCAGAAGAAGATTATGTTGCAAGCTGTCTTGCCCTTTTCCCTACCGACAATCCTCAGGTAATTGTTTACGCAGCAATACATAAACCCACAGGTTCTTCCACTTTCGGCGGACGAATAGCCGCTCCTCTGGTGGGAAAGGCGGCAGAGGAGATAATACGGCACCTCGGGATTCCCCGGGAGGGAGACACTCAGATTCTTCACCCGGGCAAAGTCCGGATAAACAAGCCTTCACCGCTGAACATAACAGACAGCCTGCCGGACCTGACAGGCAGACCGAAACGGGATTTGCTGCCCCTGTATCAGATCCCAGATGTGGAAATAGTAATCAACGGCGAAGGCTGGGTAAGCAGCCAATCTCCTGCCCCTGGCACACCTATACGCGAGGGGATGCGCATAGTTGTGGAGCTGGAATAG